A window of the Fulvia fulva chromosome 11, complete sequence genome harbors these coding sequences:
- a CDS encoding Taurine hydroxylase-like protein SAT17, protein MSPALTASSSEAPHLLSGKHIDRKIFPDGIKTSGQHNPIYELIRTYSEFPKEISGPTVWKAEDYRNNPERWTHGFSDEEIAELGAAADAFIARGTPLTGMAKELFPLPKLEGFFGAVRNEIVNGKGFILFKNIPVQEWGLHKSAVAYMGLGTYFGYFVSQNGRGHVLGHVKDLGEDPTQKDKVRIYRTNAKQYFHTDGADLVGLLCMAKALEGGESDIVSTHHVFNTLQREHADVIETLVTPNWYFDRKGEQSEGEEPWYKSAIIFLENDPQGSPRVWAKFDPNNVTSLARYNSGLDAKIPPLSDKQKYALQAFEETCTRLALHMILDPGDIQLLSNTHVFHARTAYKDYPPGSVDEQGRPRVRRHLMRLWLSVPESEDQGGWKLPFHDSKEKKRGGIQVNDNAPYCPIDAE, encoded by the exons ATGTCACCAGCCTTGACCGCATCCTCTTCAGAGGCACCCCACCTCCTCTCGGGCAAACACATTGACCGCAAGATCTTCCCAGACGGGATCAAAACTTCTGGCCAACACAACCCCATCTATGAACTCATTCGCACTTACTCGGAGTTCCCCAAGGAGATTTCAGGACCTACGGTGTGGAAAGCAGAAGACTACCGCAACAACCCCGAGAGGTGGACGCATGGCTTTAGCGATGAGGAGATTGCTGAGCTGGGAGCTGCTGCTGATGCGTTCATTGCGAGGGGGACGCCTTTGACGGGGATGGCGAAGGAGTTGTTTCCGCTGCCGAAGTTGGAGGGCTTCTTTGGGGCTGTGAGGAATGAGATTGTGAATGGGAAGGGGTTTATCTTGTTTAAGAATATTCCGGTGCAGGAGTGGGGGTTGCATAAAAGTGCT GTCGCGTATATGGGTCTTGGGACCTACTTTGGGTACTTTGTGTCCCAGAATGGCAGAGGACATGTCTTGGGTCATGTCAAAGACCTAGGCGAAGACCCCACCCAGAAGGATAAGGTCCGAATCTACAGGACGAACGCCAAACAGTACTTCCACACCGACGGTGCTGACTTGGTCGGGTTGCTATGCATGGCAAAAGCTCTCGAAGGTGGCGAATCGGATATCGTCTCAACTCACCACGTTTTCAACACGCTGCAACGAGAACACGCAGATGTCATCGAGACGCTTGTAACACCGAACTGGTACTTTGATCGCAAAGGCGAGCAGAGTGAAGGTGAAGAGCCGTGGTACAAGTCCGCTATCATCTTCCTGGAGAACGATCCCCAAGGCTCACCACGCGTATGGGCCAAGTTTGACCCCAACAACGTGACATCGCTGGCACGATACAATTCTGGTCTAGATGCGAAGATCCCGCCACTCTCGGATAAGCAGAAGTACGCATTGCAGGCATTTGAGGAGACTTGTACGAGGCTAGCGCTGCATATGATCTTGGATCCGGGTGACATCCAGCTTTTGAGCAATACG CACGTATTTCATGCCAGGACCGCATACAAGGACTACCCGCCTGGCAGCGTCGATGAGCAGGGTCGGCCGAGAGTCCGAAGACATTTGATGAGACTGTGGTTGTCTGTACCCGAGAGCGAGGATCAGGGCGGATGGAAGCTGCCGTTCCACGACAGCAAGGAGAAGAAGCGAGGTGGGATTCAAGTGAATGACAACGCGCCTTACTGTCCCATAGACGCGGAGTAG